One Dethiosulfovibrio faecalis genomic window carries:
- the pduB gene encoding propanediol utilization microcompartment protein PduB gives MEQDVMKKVMDEVMKRLGEGAAPAAAPAQESKAVEESCGSFCSPSVGVTEFVGLARGHTIGLVIANVESSLHEKLGIDPKYRSIGIISDRIGAGPQIMAADEAVKATNTEIVALELCRDTEGGAGHGCLILFGAEDVSDARRAVEVALKDLDRTFGDVYGCAAGHLEFQYTARASDALNKAFGAPVGRAFGLIVGAPAGIGFVMSDTALKAAEVELLAYSSPGQGTCWTNECIIAFTGDSGAVRQAIIAAREMGQKLLGVFGEAPATDTTPYI, from the coding sequence ATGGAACAGGACGTAATGAAGAAGGTTATGGACGAGGTTATGAAAAGGCTTGGAGAGGGTGCCGCTCCTGCCGCCGCTCCCGCTCAGGAGAGCAAGGCAGTCGAGGAGAGTTGCGGTTCGTTCTGCTCTCCCTCCGTGGGGGTCACCGAGTTCGTCGGTCTTGCAAGAGGGCACACCATCGGTCTGGTTATCGCAAACGTCGAGAGCTCCCTTCATGAAAAACTCGGGATCGATCCCAAGTACAGGTCTATCGGAATCATCTCCGACCGCATCGGGGCCGGACCTCAGATAATGGCGGCCGACGAGGCCGTAAAGGCCACCAACACCGAGATCGTCGCCCTCGAGCTATGCAGGGACACCGAGGGGGGCGCCGGACACGGATGCCTGATCCTTTTCGGGGCGGAGGACGTATCGGACGCCCGTAGGGCCGTCGAGGTCGCCCTGAAAGACCTGGATCGCACCTTCGGCGACGTCTACGGATGTGCGGCCGGTCACCTCGAGTTTCAGTATACCGCCAGGGCCAGCGACGCTCTCAACAAGGCGTTCGGAGCCCCTGTCGGAAGGGCCTTTGGTCTCATAGTAGGAGCTCCTGCCGGAATCGGCTTCGTGATGAGCGACACCGCTCTCAAGGCCGCCGAGGTCGAGCTTCTGGCCTACAGTTCTCCCGGCCAGGGCACCTGCTGGACCAACGAGTGCATCATCGCATTCACCGGGGACTCCGGTGCCGTCCGTCAGGCGATAATCGCCGCCAGAGAGATGGGACAGAAACTTCTCGGGGTTTTCGGAGAGGCACCTGCGACCGACACCACTCCCTACATTTGA
- a CDS encoding BMC domain-containing protein: MNAEALGMVETRGLVGVIEAADAMVKAANVRLAGYEKIGSGYVTVMVRGDVGAVKAAVDAGAAAAKRVGEVVSVHVIPRPHSDTERILPKIEG; this comes from the coding sequence ATGAATGCAGAAGCGTTGGGTATGGTCGAGACCAGAGGATTGGTAGGCGTTATAGAGGCTGCCGATGCCATGGTCAAGGCGGCTAACGTTCGTCTCGCCGGATACGAAAAGATAGGGTCGGGCTACGTGACCGTGATGGTGAGAGGCGATGTAGGGGCCGTCAAGGCTGCCGTCGACGCCGGAGCCGCGGCGGCCAAGCGGGTCGGAGAGGTCGTATCCGTTCACGTGATCCCCAGGCCTCATTCGGATACCGAGAGGATCCTGCCCAAGATAGAGGGCTAG
- a CDS encoding EutP/PduV family microcompartment system protein: MSRPWRVMVIGSVDSGKSTLLGVLSDRAVRTVKTESIDFCGDFVDTPGEFLDIPLHYNSLISTSSKASVVLLLVDPTRNCPPPPTFSSVICAPVLGVVTKSDLASSEQIEKAKKSLCRSGVRESCVISSVTGEGIEFLKSTMERYRPTS; this comes from the coding sequence ATGAGTCGACCATGGCGGGTCATGGTCATCGGTTCCGTCGATTCCGGCAAGTCCACCCTTTTAGGGGTCCTTTCCGATAGGGCTGTTAGGACTGTAAAGACCGAGTCCATCGATTTTTGCGGCGATTTCGTGGACACGCCAGGCGAGTTTCTGGATATCCCTCTTCACTACAACTCCCTGATATCCACATCCTCCAAGGCATCGGTCGTGCTGCTTTTGGTGGATCCCACCAGAAATTGTCCCCCTCCTCCGACGTTCTCGAGCGTGATATGCGCTCCTGTCTTGGGAGTCGTTACCAAGTCCGATCTGGCGTCTTCGGAGCAGATCGAAAAGGCTAAGAAATCGCTTTGTCGAAGCGGCGTGAGGGAAAGCTGCGTCATCTCCTCCGTAACAGGGGAGGGGATAGAGTTTTTGAAGTCCACGATGGAAAGGTATCGACCGACCTCTTAG
- a CDS encoding BMC domain-containing protein, translated as MSESGKLPRSIQEFVPGKQITLAHVVRNPRSNLCDRIGVDRGGALGLMTITPGEGSIIAADVASKAAVVEVEFVDRFTGCVMISGEISAVESALSSAVSVLRDSLGFTPAEVTRT; from the coding sequence GTGTCCGAATCGGGCAAGTTACCCCGTTCCATTCAGGAGTTTGTGCCGGGAAAGCAGATCACTTTGGCCCACGTGGTCAGAAATCCCAGGTCCAACCTCTGCGATCGCATAGGAGTCGACAGAGGAGGAGCCCTGGGGTTGATGACCATAACTCCCGGGGAGGGCTCCATCATAGCGGCCGATGTCGCGTCGAAAGCGGCGGTCGTCGAGGTCGAGTTCGTGGACAGGTTCACCGGTTGCGTGATGATTTCCGGTGAGATATCGGCGGTCGAGAGTGCTCTATCCAGCGCCGTGTCGGTTCTCAGGGACTCCTTGGGATTCACTCCCGCCGAGGTCACGAGGACATGA